A single Anopheles funestus chromosome 2RL, idAnoFuneDA-416_04, whole genome shotgun sequence DNA region contains:
- the LOC125761607 gene encoding alpha-tocopherol transfer protein-like: MTTLSHPFKDSPEPLEVPKEHAANVDTLYEWMKDQPRFPGFSKNHAYLFLHACLWNVDDAKKALQKYAQLHANSPEIFDNRDIMGAGVQMTLNATHMVALPRTTPEGYRLLYYRLSDTDPSKMNFTEAVKSFCMFNDAQISVDGIMEGYIVIFDMKGVRLGHLARVQFGPLRVFMNYIQDAHPVRLKKIYIVHTASFINQVMALVKPLIKSELLGLLQFTTAGPEEIVGVDYLPKDFGGPFDEVAIMHAEQKQRLETEYREWLMDSGVLKEAPKQKNASTNSIKPPVKAFRGLEID; the protein is encoded by the exons ATGACCACTTTATCACATCCCTTCAAAGACAGTCCGGAGCCGCTGGAAGTGCCCAAAGAGCATGCCGCCAATGTGGACACTCTGTACGAATG GATGAAAGATCAACCACGATTTCCAGGCTTTTCGAAAAATCACGCATATCTGTTCCTGCACGCCTGTCTGTGGAATGTCGATGATGCGAAGAAGGCGCTACAGAAGTACGCACAGCTTCATGCCAACTCACCGGAAATATTCGACAACCGAGACATTATGGGAGCAGGTGTGCAGATGACATTGAATGCCAC ACACATGGTGGCCCTTCCAAGGACGACTCCGGAAGGCTATCGGTTGCTGTACTATCGCCTGTCGGATACCGATCCTTCCAAGATGAACTTTACCGAGGCAGTGAAATCGTTCTGCATGTTCAACGATGCCCAAATCAGCGTGGACGGCATCATGGAGGGTTACATCGTCATCTTCGACATGAAGGGCGTCCGGTTGGGGCATCTTGCCCGCGTCCAGTTTGGTCCGCTGCGTGTGTTCATGAACTACATCCAGGATGCGCATCCGGTGCGGTTGAAGAAGATCTACATCGTGCATACGGCCTCCTTCATCAATCAGGTGATGGCACTGGTGAAACCGTTAATCAAATCGGAGCTGCTCGGACTGCTGCAGTTCACGACGGCCGGTCCGGAGGAAATTGTCGGCGTTGACTACTTGCCAAAG GACTTTGGTGGACCTTTCGATGAGGTGGCCATAATGCATGCGGAGCAGAAGCAGCGTCTGGAAACGGAATATCGCGAATGGTTGATGGATTCCGGTGTGCTCAAGGAAGCTCCCAAGCAGAAAAACGCCAGCACAAACTCGATTAAACCACCGGTTAAAGCGTTTCGGGGACTGGAGATCGACTAG